The nucleotide sequence TTATGCTTGTTTGTTAATAGGATCACGAACCCCTCCCGCTTTTATCCAAGCAGTTAATCTACTGAGTTGAAAGGAACCACGCTCGCTGCTTCCTAATTGTCATTGTCGGCTCAAGCTCTCCAAGCACAAAACAATCCAGTTATATACATTAATTGGAAATATATGTTATGATGATTCCGGTATTGAAAATTGCGTTAAATATACTGGGGGGAAGAGAATGAATATTAAGAAGTTTTCTATCGCAACTGTCTTACTTAGCAGTTTAGTAGTATCTGGGGCTGGTTCTGCCTTCGCAGTATCTCAAGGTGAGCCTATTAAAATAGGTAAACTAAAAATTGTTGAACATGTATATGAGAACCCAGTAGAGTATGATTTTACAAATGCCCTTACAAAGAGTGATTCATCTAAGATTGGTCCCTTAGGCAATGATATGACTGGCAAAGTGTATGAACAGTCTAAGAAGGACCTATACAAATCAAAATCTTATGAAGCTGATATTGAGAACGATAGTAACGAGAACGATACCTTTTCAAGGAAGGTTACAAGAAAAACATTTCTGACCGGAAAAATAGGTCTGGAAGCCGAGTCGAAAGTCAACTGGAGGTTAATAGAGGGAAAAGTGGGGATTAATGCAGAAGTTTCATTTGGAAAAGAGGACACTATAGAAACAACCCACAGTTGGGTCATACCAAAGCGTACGATTACAACTGTTGAATACGGATCAAAAGCCGTAAAAACAACTGGAAACATAGTCGAATATTTTCAAGGCAGAGTAGTAGATTCTAACTACGTTAACGTCAAATACTCGTACAAAGAGTATTCTAGTAAAAAATCAAAAGATCTATGATCCGATCTCTCCATATCCTTCTCCTTCTGTTCATCGTTCTTCTTAGTGGCTGTAGCGAGGGTAGTTCATCAGTAACAGTCCCTAAAGAGAAGTCATATGTAAGCGTCTACGATTATTTCGAAGAAATTACTGGTGAGAATTTGAAAACATCCGTGCTTCAAATAACAAAAAACGGTAATTCAGCAGAACTTACATTACGAATCTTAATTTCGGACGAATTGAGAGAAAAAATGATGCATACAGAAAAACCCATTTACTTTACGTTTGCAGATATGCCGGGTAACGAGACCATTAAAAGTTTGCTTGCTGAGACTCCTTCACACGTTCAAATTGAGTTAAACAGTAAAGAGAATCGGTATACGATTTCGCAACAGCTAAAGCTAAAAGAAAATTTGACAGAAGCTGATAACCAGGCGCTATTGTCTCCTGCTAATTACCGATTTCAAGTCATAAACGAAGAAGAGCTCTCTGTAGCTAGTTTTATGGGTTTAGAATATTCGCTACTTCCTGAAGATAATCAGAAGTAGCAAATCGCTGGCTACGAATTGTACCTCGTGGTCAAATAAAGTATTTGTTTCGTGTACCCGCAAATTCCGTAAACAAAAGTTAAAAACCGTCTCCTTAAATCAAGTGCACCCCTTAAAGTAGACATTGGAAAAACCCCTACGGTTTACCGATGAAAACTTTAGGGGGTGTATTTTTATGCCAGCAAAGAATGGGCAGAAGTTTAAGCATTATAGTGAATAACTTAAGTTGCACGCAATTCAGATGAGATTAAAGAGTGTTTCCAAACGGGTGATCATGCAAGAATTGAAAATTCATGATGAGGACCGACTAAAGGTCTCGATGCGGAAGTATAGGAAACTCGGAGAGGACAATCAATTGGTCCTACAGACCTTTGAGAAAGCTTTTGAAAAGACGAAAGACGTGACTGGACTGATCGTTCACAGCGATCAAGGATTCCAATACACGTCCTACACTTACCACGACATGCTGCCAAAGGTTGGCGCCCAAATCAGCATGTCTAGAAGAGGCAACTGTTATGACAATGCCTCGATGGATGGAGAGCTTCCGCCCGCAGAGAAAATTAAAAAAGCTGACGCCTGTTGAATTCAGACGCCAGCTAGTGGCCTAACGGCCCGGTTTTTTCTTACTGTCCACTAAACGGGGCCTTGACCATACAGGCACAAGGGGTCTCGCTTATTAATAAGCAGTCATGTATTGCTCGCGCTCCCAATCGTGAACGCGTGTGCGGAACATATCCCACTCAATTTCTTTCGCTTCAATAAAGTGCACCAATGCGTGCTCGCCCAATGCTTCGCAAATCACCGGATCTGCTTTCAGGCACTCGATTGCTTCCTTCAAAGTAGCAGGCAAGTTCTCGATTCCGTTGGCTTCGCGGTCTTGCTCGGTCATCACGTAGATGTTGCGATCAATAGCAGCAGGTGGCGTAAGCTTGTTTTTGATTCCGTCCAAACCAGCTTTCAGCATAACTGCCAACGCCAAGTATGGGTTCGTTGCTGGGTCTGGGCTACGTACTTCAATACGCGTGCTCAAGCCTCTGGAAGCAGGGATACGGATCAATGGAGAACGGTTTTTCGCAGACCAAGCTACGTAGCAAGGAGCCTCGTAACCAGGAACCAAACGCTTGTAAGAGTTTACGAGCGGGTTCGTGATCGCTGTAAAGCTGCGAGCATGCTGCAAAATACCTGCCAGATAATGCTTCGCTGTTTGGCTCAGTCCCATTACATCAGACTCGTCATAGAAAGCATTTTCTTTACCACGGAACAGCGATTGGTTCGCGTGCATACCGGAACCAGCTACACCATACAGCGGTTTTGGCATGAACGTGGCATGCAGACCGTGTTTTTGCGCGATCGTTTTAACAACCAGTTTGAACGTCAAGATTTGGTCAGCTGCTTGGAGTGCATTTGCATACTTGAAGTCGATTTCGTGTTGACCTGGAGCTACCTCGTGGTGAGATGCTTCCACTTCAAAGCCCATTTTCTCCAACGTCAATACGATATCACGACGGCAGTTTTCACCGGAGTCGAGTGGAGCAAAGTCGAAGTATCCGCCTTGGTCGTTCAGATCCAGCGTTGGCTCACCTTTTGCATCCAGCTTGAATAGGAAAAACTCAGGCTCTGGACCTACGTTGAAAGCTGTGAAGCCCATTTCTTCCGCTTCTTTCAAGGCACGCTTTAGGATGTAGCGCGGATCTCCTTCGAATGGAGAGCCATCTGGCATGTGGATATCACAGATCAGACGTGCAATTTTACCAAACTCATTGCCCCACGGGAATACAACCCATGTATCCAGATCAGGTACCAGGTACATGTCGGATTCCTCGATGCGAACGAAGCCCTCGATGGAAGAACCATCAAACATCATTTTGCCATCGAGTGCTTTTGGCAATTGGGACAGCGGGATTTCTACGTTTTTAATGATCCCCATCAGGTCGGTAAACTGCAGTCGGATATACCTTACGTCCTCTTCTTGGGCCATGCGCATGATGTCTTCTCTTGTAAACTTGCTCACATTTCTCTCCTCCTGTCTCTATATCAGCTTTCTATCTAGTGGAAGAAGCGGGAAAGCTCTCCACGTATCAATGCACCCTCGCCATGGCGAGTGGCATCGCGATACATAATCTGTTGCCTTAGGAGCTGATGCAGCTCTTTGTCGGACATGTCCTTGCGTTTCTCTTCGGACGTCGTCGTAATCTCTGTTTGTTCCAAAGCAGGCTCTTGCATTTGCAGGACTTGCTTGATCCCAGCAATATTCAGTCCTTTTTCAATCAGAGCCTTAATCTCCAACAAGCGATCTACGTCGTTGAAAGAAAAGAGCCTCTGCTTCCCTTCTGTGCGGGCGGGCTGAATCAGGTCGTTTTGTTCGTAATAACGGATTTGCCTCGCAGTGAGATCCGTCAGCTTCATGACGATCCCAATGGGAAAGAGGGCCATATTCCGGCGAAGGTCATCACTCATGACTTGTCCCTCCTGTTTCGTATTTCTTAGTCTTATTCTATTTTATAACAAAATCCCTGTCAATAGATGTTAGATAATATTACACAGAAAGTTATGTACGTTTTTTTACATGAAATAACGGCATCCTCCTTCATCCAGAGAATGCCGTTCAATCCTTGCGATTTTATCCTATTCACCCGGTATTTCGAGTAAGCCTTTTTCCAGCATCCCGTTCAACGCCGTCAAAATCCCCACTTTTACGTGCGAGTACGTCAACCCGCCTTGAACGAAGCCCAAGTACGGTGGACGAATCGGGCCATCTGCTGAGAATTCAATGCTCGCCCCTTGAATAAACGTACCTGCTGCCATAATCACAGGATCAGCATATCCAGGCATTTCGCTTGGATACGGAGTGACGTGTGAATCAACTGGTGCTGCTTTTTGTATCCCTTGGCAAAACGTAATCAGTCGTTCCGCACTGCCGAATTCCACGGATTGAATCAGGTCAGTCCGCGGCTCATGCCACAGTGGATTTGTTTTGAAG is from Brevibacillus brevis and encodes:
- the glnA gene encoding type I glutamate--ammonia ligase — protein: MSKFTREDIMRMAQEEDVRYIRLQFTDLMGIIKNVEIPLSQLPKALDGKMMFDGSSIEGFVRIEESDMYLVPDLDTWVVFPWGNEFGKIARLICDIHMPDGSPFEGDPRYILKRALKEAEEMGFTAFNVGPEPEFFLFKLDAKGEPTLDLNDQGGYFDFAPLDSGENCRRDIVLTLEKMGFEVEASHHEVAPGQHEIDFKYANALQAADQILTFKLVVKTIAQKHGLHATFMPKPLYGVAGSGMHANQSLFRGKENAFYDESDVMGLSQTAKHYLAGILQHARSFTAITNPLVNSYKRLVPGYEAPCYVAWSAKNRSPLIRIPASRGLSTRIEVRSPDPATNPYLALAVMLKAGLDGIKNKLTPPAAIDRNIYVMTEQDREANGIENLPATLKEAIECLKADPVICEALGEHALVHFIEAKEIEWDMFRTRVHDWEREQYMTAY
- a CDS encoding MerR family transcriptional regulator — translated: MSDDLRRNMALFPIGIVMKLTDLTARQIRYYEQNDLIQPARTEGKQRLFSFNDVDRLLEIKALIEKGLNIAGIKQVLQMQEPALEQTEITTTSEEKRKDMSDKELHQLLRQQIMYRDATRHGEGALIRGELSRFFH